Sequence from the bacterium genome:
ATATCCTTTACGCGCGGCCCGGCCGGGGATAATATTTTCAAGGCGTCGATTTGAATAAAAATTAGTGCGGATAAAAAACCATTCAAACATAAAAGACGTCTTCCCATTGTTCAAGCTAAATCGGTGTTCCCACGCCGGAAGCGGAGGAGGGACTATGGAGCGCAGAGGTTTCCTGGCCCTGGGGGGCCTGAGCCTGGCAGTCGGAGCGTGCAGCGGCAAGGTGACGGTCGATAACCAGCCGGGGGCCTCGGGGCCGGAGGGACGGTCCCATCCGGCGGTGGTCCAGACCTCGGCCGCGGGGTTCCAGGTGATCCACGACCGCGCCACATTCCTCGATCAGTACAAGTACGACCACTGGACCGACCCGGCCGCGGACTGGAAAAAGGACAACGACCTGTTCTGCGAGCTGTCCGGCAAGTGGGCGCGCCTGGAGACCCCGATACAGCGCCGTCCGGGCGAAATTCTGCCCGGCCTGTGGCTGCTGGGGCCGGAGGATTACCACCAGTCGATCTATCTGATGGACACGGGCGAGGGCCTTCTGCTGGTGGACCCCAGCTACACCCGGTTCCAGCCGCTGGTCGAGGTGCAGATCCGTCAGCTCGGGTTCCCGCTTGAGAAAGTCCGCTGGGTGCTGCTCACCCACATGCACTTCGACCACTCCGAGGCCGCGGCGGCCTGGGAGCGACGCGGGGCGGCGGTGTTCGTGCCCGAGGGCGACGCCCCCTACGTGACCGGCCAGATCAAGGCCCAGGCCGGGGACATCCCCGACCCGGTGAAAAGCCCGGCCACTTTTGGCGAGGGCGCGCCGCTCACTTTCGGGCGCGCGAGCCTGACCGTGATCCACACTCCGGGCCACACGCCGGGCGGCTGCTGCTACGGCTTGACCTGGGACGGCAAACCGGGGCTGATTTCCGGCGACATCGCCCTGCACCTGGGCCGTCACGCCTGGATGGGCGCGGACTACTGCAATTGGGACCAGTACCTGGCCAGCCTCTGGAAACTGTACCGTCACCCGGAAGGCGAGAACTGGAAGTTCATGCTGCCCGGCCACGGCAGCGTGGACCTGGATGGGGCTCGTGACAGCCTGTACCGGGTGATACTGGTCACAAGCGAAATCATCCGCGCCCGGCGCGCCGGGAGCAGCATCGACTGGATCGATCCGCTGGAGCTGTTCTGGCGCCGCCGCCTGGAGGGCAAGCCTGAGATAGAGCCGCTCGAGGCCTGAGCCGCTCTTGAGGACAGAGGATAAGGAGAGA
This genomic interval carries:
- a CDS encoding MBL fold metallo-hydrolase is translated as MERRGFLALGGLSLAVGACSGKVTVDNQPGASGPEGRSHPAVVQTSAAGFQVIHDRATFLDQYKYDHWTDPAADWKKDNDLFCELSGKWARLETPIQRRPGEILPGLWLLGPEDYHQSIYLMDTGEGLLLVDPSYTRFQPLVEVQIRQLGFPLEKVRWVLLTHMHFDHSEAAAAWERRGAAVFVPEGDAPYVTGQIKAQAGDIPDPVKSPATFGEGAPLTFGRASLTVIHTPGHTPGGCCYGLTWDGKPGLISGDIALHLGRHAWMGADYCNWDQYLASLWKLYRHPEGENWKFMLPGHGSVDLDGARDSLYRVILVTSEIIRARRAGSSIDWIDPLELFWRRRLEGKPEIEPLEA